The following proteins are co-located in the Legionella busanensis genome:
- the treS gene encoding maltose alpha-D-glucosyltransferase, giving the protein MTELTQTEWYKDAVIYQIHVRSFYDSNDDGIGDFKGLIQKLDYIEFLGVNTIWLLPFYPSPLKDEGYDIADYMSINPIYGTLRDFKKFLKEAHARNIRVITELVINHTSNQHEWFIKSRSAKPGSYWRNFYVWSDTAEEYSDARIIFRDFEPSNWTWDHIANAYYWHRFYAHQPDLNYDNPAVQKEIFKIVDFWLGLGVDGLRLDAIPYLFQREGTNCENLPETHEFLKKLNRHITSKFENRFLLAEANQWPEDAVNYFGKGDECQMAFHFPLMPRMYMAVQMEDRFPIIDIIEQTPPIPQNCQWAIFLRNHDELTLEMVTDEERDYMYRMYGQDQQMRINLGIRRRLAPLMGGDRRKIELLNALLFSMPGTPVMYYGDEIGMGDNIYLGDRNGVRTPMQWSNDNNAGFSNATPQKLYLPVIIDPEYNYQAVNVNLQQQNSQSLLWWMKRLIEVHGLYIAFSRGTIEFLNSDNTKILAFYRIYKEQVILVLINLSRFTQSFKLDLSKYANHSLTEVFGKSSFPIITDIPYFFVLCPYGFLWLEINKPDTQHKIAATHKHEVLSIKDKWCDLLASSEKKKLEKILAHYLVDCRWFRAKNHAIAKVAITDNILIKNSATPVYLLLVNVEFNDKEAEQYFMFITAETNEDNLYASDQPAKIICSLVDKNKKISYLIDAMYSLVAWKEVFHLFSANKILAGANGNLEVKANGLYKKIVSHQDESIEIKALAVEQSNTSILYGKTALLKIYRRCEFEENPEVEISQFLAQQKDFKSSKIACTLKYHYKNKMMTVGIVQEYIPNEGNAWEYTVNSIANLIEQMDLSIPAKITSSRVYPWQKIIPSLPKEIVESLGLYAHTVIILAERTAQMHIALAAETDNKHFATENFSLFDQRSLYQSLRNAFIKTSALFKSATIKLDDVLQKKINKFTTDKDLLLDQVKAILRHKIGGRKIRCHGDYHLGQILYTGNDFVIIDYEGEPGRPLSERKIKRPPLRDVAGILRSFHYALYTVLNNKTVFSTAHHFDAEEWYCWICHLFINTYLEYPGIKNLMPKETECFALLLKAFMFEKVLHEIEYEINNRPDWLYVPCKGLIQLLE; this is encoded by the coding sequence ATGACAGAGTTAACACAAACGGAATGGTATAAAGATGCAGTCATTTATCAAATTCATGTGCGTAGTTTTTATGATAGTAATGATGATGGCATTGGCGATTTCAAAGGATTAATTCAGAAATTAGATTATATTGAGTTTTTAGGCGTTAATACCATCTGGTTATTACCCTTTTATCCTTCACCATTAAAAGATGAGGGTTATGATATTGCTGATTACATGAGTATTAATCCCATTTATGGCACGCTTAGAGATTTTAAAAAATTCTTAAAAGAAGCCCATGCAAGAAATATCCGAGTTATTACAGAATTAGTTATTAACCATACATCGAATCAGCATGAATGGTTTATTAAATCACGCTCAGCTAAGCCAGGTTCTTATTGGCGTAATTTTTATGTCTGGAGTGATACAGCTGAAGAATATTCTGATGCACGTATTATTTTTAGAGATTTTGAACCGTCTAACTGGACTTGGGATCATATTGCTAATGCCTATTACTGGCATCGATTTTATGCTCATCAACCTGATTTAAATTATGATAATCCTGCTGTCCAAAAAGAGATTTTTAAAATTGTCGATTTTTGGCTAGGTTTAGGTGTGGATGGTTTACGTTTAGATGCTATTCCTTATTTATTTCAACGTGAAGGCACCAATTGTGAAAATTTACCTGAAACACATGAATTTTTAAAAAAATTAAATCGCCATATTACATCAAAATTTGAAAACCGGTTTTTATTAGCAGAAGCTAATCAATGGCCAGAAGACGCAGTCAATTATTTTGGTAAGGGAGATGAGTGTCAAATGGCTTTTCATTTTCCTTTAATGCCTAGAATGTATATGGCTGTACAGATGGAAGATAGATTTCCCATCATTGATATTATTGAGCAAACACCACCTATCCCTCAAAATTGCCAATGGGCAATTTTTTTACGCAATCATGATGAATTAACATTAGAAATGGTCACGGATGAAGAGCGAGATTATATGTATCGTATGTATGGCCAAGACCAGCAAATGCGCATTAATTTAGGTATTCGCCGCCGCTTAGCGCCATTAATGGGAGGTGATCGAAGAAAAATAGAGCTTCTTAATGCATTGTTATTTTCTATGCCTGGAACACCTGTGATGTACTATGGGGATGAGATTGGTATGGGTGATAATATCTATTTAGGCGATAGAAATGGGGTAAGAACGCCTATGCAATGGTCTAATGATAATAATGCTGGCTTTTCTAATGCGACGCCACAAAAATTATATTTACCCGTGATTATTGATCCCGAATACAATTATCAAGCTGTTAATGTCAACCTACAACAGCAAAATTCGCAATCTTTATTATGGTGGATGAAAAGATTAATTGAAGTGCATGGTTTATATATCGCTTTCAGTCGAGGCACTATTGAGTTTCTAAATTCTGATAATACTAAAATTCTTGCTTTCTACAGAATATATAAAGAGCAAGTTATTTTAGTTCTTATCAACTTATCGCGCTTTACGCAAAGTTTTAAACTAGATTTATCTAAATATGCCAATCATTCTCTAACTGAAGTTTTTGGTAAGTCATCTTTTCCAATTATTACAGATATCCCTTACTTTTTTGTGCTCTGCCCATATGGATTTTTATGGTTGGAAATTAATAAGCCTGATACCCAACACAAAATAGCTGCTACTCATAAACATGAAGTCCTATCAATTAAAGATAAATGGTGCGATTTACTCGCTTCTTCGGAGAAGAAAAAACTAGAAAAAATTTTGGCGCATTACTTAGTTGATTGTCGTTGGTTTAGAGCAAAAAATCATGCTATTGCTAAAGTAGCAATTACCGATAATATTTTAATTAAAAATTCAGCGACTCCCGTTTATCTTCTATTGGTGAATGTAGAATTTAATGATAAGGAGGCTGAACAGTATTTTATGTTTATTACAGCAGAGACAAATGAAGATAACCTTTATGCTTCTGATCAACCTGCTAAAATCATTTGCTCTCTTGTCGACAAAAATAAAAAAATTTCTTATTTAATCGATGCTATGTACTCACTAGTTGCTTGGAAAGAAGTTTTTCATCTGTTTAGTGCTAATAAAATATTGGCCGGTGCTAATGGTAATCTTGAAGTTAAAGCAAATGGTCTTTATAAAAAGATTGTTTCCCATCAGGATGAATCAATTGAAATTAAAGCCTTAGCTGTTGAGCAGTCTAATACTTCTATTTTATATGGTAAAACAGCACTTTTAAAAATATATCGACGTTGTGAATTTGAGGAGAATCCAGAAGTTGAAATTAGCCAATTTTTAGCTCAACAAAAAGATTTTAAATCATCAAAAATTGCTTGTACTTTAAAGTATCATTATAAAAATAAAATGATGACAGTTGGAATTGTGCAAGAATACATTCCTAATGAAGGTAATGCTTGGGAATATACAGTTAATTCTATTGCTAATTTAATCGAGCAAATGGATCTTTCTATACCAGCAAAGATTACAAGCTCTCGTGTGTATCCTTGGCAAAAAATTATTCCATCGTTACCAAAAGAAATTGTAGAGTCATTAGGTTTATATGCTCATACAGTCATTATCTTAGCAGAGCGTACCGCACAAATGCATATTGCGTTAGCAGCAGAAACAGATAATAAACATTTTGCTACCGAGAACTTTAGTTTATTTGATCAGCGTAGTTTATATCAATCTTTACGTAATGCCTTTATTAAAACATCCGCGCTATTTAAATCAGCTACAATTAAACTCGATGATGTTTTACAGAAAAAAATTAATAAATTCACAACAGACAAAGATTTATTATTAGATCAGGTAAAGGCTATTTTACGTCATAAAATTGGTGGTAGAAAAATTCGTTGTCATGGTGACTATCACTTAGGCCAGATTCTTTATACAGGTAATGACTTTGTTATTATAGATTATGAAGGTGAGCCTGGTAGGCCCTTATCCGAAAGAAAAATTAAACGCCCACCACTAAGAGATGTTGCTGGAATTTTACGGTCATTTCATTACGCATTATATACAGTATTAAACAACAAAACGGTTTTTTCTACTGCACATCATTTTGATGCGGAAGAATGGTATTGTTGGATATGTCATTTATTTATTAATACTTATTTAGAGTATCCCGGTATTAAAAATTTAATGCCTAAAGAAACAGAATGTTTTGCGCTATTGCTTAAAGCCTTTATGTTTGAAAAGGTATTACATGAAATTGAATATGAAATAAATAATCGGCCTGATTGGTTGTATGTGCCCTGTAAAGGGTTAATTCAGCTTCTGGAGTGA
- the glgB gene encoding 1,4-alpha-glucan branching protein GlgB — MDKTNNDSSQKALLDLARDAGILLSYEDAWKKKVTATPEVIICLLNRLGIPIEKIEQAPEFLKKSIEKKVAEKIDKNIVFWDGKAKEIPIFLTQDEVKAQLVYVITCEDGSLIKESIDLDKIKSKRKQTHGVKYIEKLIRIPALPIGYHHLKITLLSKKYTSLLIAAPTKFYTQNIVKEPCYGVFAPIYALHDEFTNKCGDLSTFAHFSRWLAEQDTKIVATMPFFASFSESHCEPSPYSPVSRLFWNDLYLNLNHIVNDIEEDKQCEIDEILNDQSLVNYPVAAKTKRQLFTKHIESFLADTELQEALQVYREKCPLIEQYSLFRAKNEVDNQTWHAWTAKDKKGKLKLNADLEKYYYYHLLAQWQFDKQLKSFKEELNQRGQLLYLDLPVGVHKDGFDTWYFQDSFLEGISIGAPPDPVFKHGQNWGSPPLSPETLKNTHFNYFILMLRNIFQYVDILRIDHVMGFNRLFWIPDNFPIAEGVYVQYPAEEMYAILSIESNRYKASIIGENLGCVPPITDEMMQQHDMIQMNITQYLLESKLPLEPLNELMLTSLNTHDMPTFFAFCQGLDIEKDKEENNLPLKAYHDAIQTRKKQILRLRKTLTKHQLDEDNLLESSIKFLAASKAKIFIINIEDLWQETKSQNIPASGPDKPNWRRKFAYSIEQIKTMSSVNHLLHMIRKLRPARAKIAKKPKQFSLISKDDLYLFNEGTHYQLYDHLGAHYIAKKGIKGVYFAVWAPNAHYVSVVGSFNFWHRGENPMSTVDDSGIWEVFIPNANPGDLYKFYIESKYHHYWAEKADPFAFLQEVPPNTASIVWHSNYQWHDETWMNKRGEHQRLNAPISIYEVHLGSWRRVPEEGGRFLNYRELAPLLAEYVLKMNFTHVELLPIMEHPFYGSWGYQTLGYFAPTARYGSPDDFKYLVDYLHQHNIGVILDWVPSHFPNDEHGLAYFDGTHLFEHSDPRKGFHPDWKSAIFNYGRHEVKSFLISSALYWLEQYHIDGLRVDAVASMLYLNYSRSEGEWIPNVHGGNENLEAIDFLQNLNKTIYHYFPDVQTFAEESTAWPGVSRPTYIGGLGFGFKWDMGWMHDTLSYLHLDPIHRRFHQHRLSFRMIYAFNENFTLSLSHDESVHGKGSLYSKMSGDEWQRFANLRLLFGYMFGLPGKKLLFMGNEFGQRSEWNHEVSIDWHVLDWPLHQGLQAWVAHLNKLYKEERALHDFDHESAGFEWIDCEDAHNSIYSFLRKSAKSELILIVLNCTPVTRFFYRIGVPKQGKWKLIASSDATQYGGSGNQDNLLDTEKHPFHYRDYSISLTLPGISVSFYKWIEK, encoded by the coding sequence ATGGATAAAACAAACAATGATAGTTCGCAAAAAGCACTCTTAGATTTAGCTAGAGATGCAGGTATTTTGCTTTCTTATGAAGATGCCTGGAAAAAAAAGGTAACAGCAACCCCTGAGGTGATTATATGTCTTTTAAATCGCTTAGGAATACCTATAGAAAAAATTGAACAGGCGCCTGAATTTTTAAAAAAATCAATTGAAAAAAAGGTTGCTGAAAAAATTGATAAAAATATTGTTTTTTGGGACGGCAAAGCAAAAGAAATACCTATTTTTTTAACTCAAGATGAAGTAAAGGCGCAACTTGTTTACGTTATCACTTGCGAAGATGGTTCCTTAATTAAGGAATCTATTGATCTTGATAAAATTAAATCAAAGCGTAAACAAACTCATGGTGTAAAATATATAGAAAAATTAATTCGTATCCCTGCATTACCAATAGGCTACCATCATTTAAAAATAACATTACTCTCAAAAAAATATACAAGCTTGTTAATTGCAGCACCAACAAAATTTTATACTCAAAATATTGTTAAAGAGCCGTGTTACGGTGTGTTTGCTCCAATTTATGCGCTTCATGATGAATTTACTAATAAATGTGGTGATTTATCGACGTTTGCCCACTTTTCTCGCTGGTTAGCTGAGCAAGATACTAAAATTGTTGCAACAATGCCTTTTTTCGCCAGTTTTTCTGAAAGTCATTGTGAGCCTAGTCCTTATTCGCCGGTAAGTCGCTTATTTTGGAATGATTTATATCTTAATTTAAATCATATTGTTAATGACATAGAAGAAGATAAGCAATGTGAGATTGACGAGATATTAAATGATCAAAGTTTAGTTAATTATCCTGTAGCTGCAAAAACAAAACGACAACTATTTACAAAACATATTGAATCCTTTTTAGCCGATACTGAATTACAAGAGGCGCTTCAAGTTTATCGAGAAAAATGCCCTCTAATTGAGCAATATTCTTTGTTTAGAGCAAAAAATGAAGTAGATAATCAAACTTGGCACGCATGGACTGCTAAAGATAAAAAAGGTAAATTAAAATTAAATGCGGACTTAGAAAAATATTATTATTACCATCTCTTAGCGCAGTGGCAATTTGATAAACAATTAAAATCATTTAAGGAAGAACTTAATCAGCGTGGCCAACTTCTTTATTTAGATTTACCTGTGGGTGTTCATAAAGATGGTTTTGATACTTGGTATTTTCAAGATAGTTTCTTAGAGGGTATTAGTATTGGTGCACCTCCTGATCCTGTTTTTAAACATGGTCAGAATTGGGGTTCTCCGCCCTTAAGCCCTGAAACCTTAAAGAATACCCACTTTAACTACTTTATTTTAATGCTACGGAATATTTTTCAATATGTAGATATTTTGCGTATTGATCATGTCATGGGTTTTAATCGCTTATTTTGGATTCCTGATAATTTTCCAATTGCTGAGGGTGTTTATGTGCAATACCCGGCAGAAGAGATGTATGCCATTTTATCAATTGAGTCTAATCGCTACAAAGCATCTATTATAGGTGAGAATTTGGGTTGTGTTCCGCCTATAACAGATGAAATGATGCAACAGCATGACATGATTCAAATGAATATTACTCAATATTTATTAGAATCAAAATTGCCGCTTGAGCCTCTGAATGAATTAATGCTTACTAGTTTAAATACGCATGATATGCCAACTTTCTTTGCATTTTGCCAAGGTTTAGATATTGAAAAAGATAAAGAGGAAAACAATCTACCTTTAAAAGCGTATCATGATGCTATTCAAACCCGGAAAAAGCAAATTCTACGCTTACGAAAAACATTAACTAAGCATCAGCTTGATGAAGATAATTTGCTTGAATCAAGCATTAAATTCCTTGCTGCAAGCAAAGCTAAAATTTTCATTATAAACATAGAAGACTTATGGCAAGAAACTAAATCTCAAAATATACCGGCTAGTGGGCCTGATAAACCTAATTGGCGTAGAAAATTTGCTTATTCCATTGAGCAGATTAAAACAATGTCTTCAGTAAATCATCTCTTGCATATGATAAGAAAATTAAGGCCAGCAAGAGCTAAAATTGCTAAAAAGCCTAAACAGTTCTCGCTTATAAGTAAGGATGATTTGTATTTATTTAATGAAGGAACACACTATCAACTTTATGATCATTTAGGCGCTCATTATATTGCTAAAAAAGGAATAAAAGGCGTTTACTTCGCAGTATGGGCGCCTAACGCGCATTATGTTTCTGTAGTAGGAAGTTTTAATTTCTGGCATCGTGGTGAAAACCCTATGTCCACGGTTGATGACTCTGGGATTTGGGAGGTTTTCATTCCCAATGCGAACCCGGGTGATTTATATAAATTTTATATTGAATCAAAATATCATCACTATTGGGCAGAAAAAGCAGATCCATTTGCATTTTTGCAAGAGGTGCCGCCAAACACAGCTTCTATTGTTTGGCATTCTAATTATCAATGGCATGATGAAACATGGATGAATAAACGGGGGGAACATCAACGTCTAAATGCGCCTATTTCAATTTATGAAGTCCATTTAGGTTCTTGGAGGCGAGTACCAGAAGAAGGGGGGCGCTTTTTAAATTATCGCGAACTTGCACCGTTGCTTGCTGAGTACGTTTTAAAAATGAATTTTACCCATGTTGAACTTCTGCCAATTATGGAGCATCCTTTTTATGGTTCCTGGGGGTATCAAACACTTGGGTATTTTGCACCAACTGCACGTTATGGTAGCCCTGATGACTTTAAATATTTAGTTGATTATCTACATCAACATAATATCGGTGTCATACTTGATTGGGTACCTTCTCATTTTCCCAATGATGAGCATGGTCTAGCTTACTTTGATGGTACTCATTTATTTGAGCATAGCGATCCTAGAAAAGGATTTCATCCTGATTGGAAAAGTGCCATTTTTAATTATGGTCGCCATGAAGTGAAGTCATTTTTAATAAGTAGCGCTTTATATTGGTTAGAGCAATATCACATTGATGGTTTACGTGTTGATGCTGTTGCTTCTATGTTGTATTTAAATTACTCGCGTTCTGAAGGCGAGTGGATCCCTAATGTGCATGGTGGGAATGAAAATTTAGAGGCAATTGATTTCTTACAAAATTTAAATAAAACAATTTATCATTATTTTCCTGATGTTCAAACTTTTGCTGAGGAATCGACAGCCTGGCCTGGGGTTTCACGGCCAACTTATATCGGTGGCTTAGGATTTGGTTTTAAATGGGATATGGGGTGGATGCATGATACGTTATCTTATCTGCATCTTGACCCTATTCATCGGCGCTTTCATCAACATCGTTTATCGTTTCGGATGATTTATGCATTTAATGAAAACTTTACTCTTTCATTATCGCATGATGAAAGTGTACATGGTAAAGGATCTTTGTATTCTAAAATGTCAGGCGATGAATGGCAGCGTTTTGCTAATTTGCGTTTATTATTTGGCTACATGTTTGGCCTTCCGGGTAAAAAATTACTCTTTATGGGTAATGAGTTTGGCCAAAGGAGTGAATGGAATCATGAGGTCAGTATTGACTGGCATGTTTTGGATTGGCCACTCCACCAGGGCCTACAAGCTTGGGTTGCTCACTTAAATAAACTTTATAAAGAGGAGCGAGCCTTACATGACTTTGATCATGAATCAGCTGGTTTTGAATGGATTGATTGTGAGGATGCGCATAATAGTATTTATAGCTTTTTACGCAAATCAGCAAAGAGTGAACTAATATTAATAGTATTGAATTGTACGCCTGTAACTCGATTTTTTTATCGGATTGGTGTTCCAAAGCAAGGTAAATGGAAACTCATTGCATCAAGTGATGCAACACAATATGGTGGATCAGGCAATCAAGACAATCTATTAGATACAGAAAAGCACCCATTTCATTATAGGGATTATTCAATTAGCCTGACGCTACCGGGCATAAGTGTGAGCTTTTATAAATGGATAGAAAAATAA
- the treZ gene encoding malto-oligosyltrehalose trehalohydrolase: MDRKITRTIGANLALDGSCTFRVWAPFAEHMQIKIFPQHGTAYYLEMHKGEDDYFELITSDITAGDRYYYCFADKELPDLASDYQPEGILGPSEIISKKKPRPWKATLLADYIIYELHVGTFSEEGKFTAVIPYLKELKSLGITALELMPIAQFPGDRNWGYDGVLPFAVQNSYGGPQGLKQLVEACHELEIAVILDVVYNHLGPEGNFFNEFGPYLTDKYSTPWGKTLNFDGEYSHYVRNYFIENALHWFSEYGIDALRLDALHAIVDTSAYPFLEELADRTKALSKALGQEFYLIAESCANDPRLIRTKEEYGFGLHAQWNDDFHHALHTLLTKERETYYQDYGDIKHFLKAYQEGYVYSGEYSPFRKQPHGVSSQAIPGDRFVVFMQNHDHIGNRPTGDRLTHILSTAQLRFGAALLFFSPYIPLIFMGEEYGEVAPFQYFISHTDEQLIEAVRQGRRQEFAFQEHVEVPDPYDINTYQQSKLDHGLKKKHEHQRMWRYYQRLIQIRRNHPALFELNKHSLSFELFENERLWVIKRTNKQNEILLIANFSNENLSYENHIKLAGLRLLLDSYDYESTIVDYQQGSTELKPFGILLFERITESD, translated from the coding sequence ATGGATAGAAAAATAACACGGACAATAGGTGCGAACCTGGCTCTAGATGGCTCTTGCACATTTCGCGTATGGGCCCCTTTTGCAGAGCATATGCAAATCAAAATCTTTCCTCAACATGGAACAGCTTATTATTTAGAGATGCATAAAGGCGAAGATGATTATTTTGAACTTATTACCTCGGATATCACCGCAGGCGATCGTTACTATTACTGTTTTGCAGACAAAGAGCTACCTGATTTAGCTTCTGATTATCAACCTGAAGGGATTCTTGGACCATCCGAAATTATTAGTAAAAAAAAGCCTAGGCCCTGGAAGGCTACGTTATTAGCGGATTATATTATTTATGAATTGCATGTAGGCACTTTTTCTGAAGAAGGTAAATTTACCGCGGTTATTCCTTATTTAAAAGAACTTAAATCACTGGGTATTACTGCACTTGAACTTATGCCAATTGCACAATTTCCAGGTGATAGAAATTGGGGCTACGATGGCGTGCTTCCTTTTGCGGTCCAAAATAGTTATGGTGGGCCGCAGGGTTTAAAGCAATTAGTAGAAGCATGTCATGAGTTAGAGATAGCCGTTATTTTAGATGTGGTTTATAACCATTTAGGGCCAGAAGGAAATTTTTTTAATGAATTTGGCCCTTATTTAACAGATAAATATAGTACGCCTTGGGGAAAAACCTTAAATTTTGATGGTGAATACAGTCACTATGTACGTAATTATTTTATTGAGAATGCGCTTCATTGGTTTTCTGAATATGGTATTGATGCACTACGCTTAGATGCATTGCATGCTATTGTCGATACATCTGCTTATCCTTTTTTAGAGGAACTTGCTGATAGGACAAAAGCTTTATCTAAAGCACTAGGACAAGAATTTTATTTAATTGCAGAAAGCTGCGCTAACGATCCGAGGCTGATTAGAACGAAGGAAGAGTATGGATTTGGTTTACATGCTCAATGGAATGATGACTTTCATCATGCTTTGCATACCCTTCTTACTAAAGAACGTGAAACTTACTATCAAGATTATGGTGATATAAAACATTTTCTAAAAGCCTATCAAGAAGGCTATGTTTATTCAGGTGAGTATTCTCCATTTCGTAAGCAGCCACATGGCGTGAGTTCTCAAGCTATTCCGGGCGATCGCTTCGTTGTTTTTATGCAAAATCATGATCATATTGGTAACCGCCCTACAGGCGATCGCTTAACGCATATTCTATCAACGGCACAGCTTCGGTTTGGAGCGGCTCTACTCTTTTTCTCTCCTTATATTCCACTAATTTTTATGGGAGAGGAGTATGGTGAAGTTGCACCATTTCAATATTTTATTAGCCATACGGATGAGCAACTGATTGAAGCAGTACGGCAAGGACGCCGGCAAGAATTTGCATTTCAAGAGCATGTTGAAGTACCTGATCCCTATGATATTAATACTTATCAGCAGAGTAAGTTAGATCATGGACTTAAAAAGAAACATGAGCATCAGCGTATGTGGCGCTATTATCAGCGATTGATTCAAATTCGCCGTAATCACCCAGCTTTGTTTGAATTAAATAAACATAGCTTATCTTTTGAATTGTTTGAAAATGAAAGATTATGGGTCATTAAACGAACAAATAAACAAAATGAAATTCTACTAATTGCTAATTTCTCAAATGAGAATCTTAGTTATGAGAATCATATTAAGCTTGCTGGATTAAGGCTGCTCTTAGACTCTTATGATTATGAGTCAACAATTGTCGATTATCAACAAGGCAGTACAGAACTTAAACCATTTGGTATCTTACTTTTTGAAAGGATAACAGAAAGTGACTAA